In Coturnix japonica isolate 7356 chromosome 7, Coturnix japonica 2.1, whole genome shotgun sequence, one DNA window encodes the following:
- the LRRFIP1 gene encoding leucine-rich repeat flightless-interacting protein 1 isoform X30, translating into MHGRPSAVPETTLGEQAPVELLCELVIDSVHELHKQAEARLAAKRAARAEAREIRMKELERQQKEIEERPEKDFEKGARTVSSLSAATLASLGGTSSRRGSGDTSISVDTEASIREIKDSLAEVEEKYKKAMVSNAQLDNEKTNFMYQVDTLKDALLELEEQLAESRRQYEEKSKEFEREKHAHSILQFQFKEIKEALKQRDEMLAEIQQLQQKQQSYVREISDLQETIEWKDKKIGALERQKDFFDSIRSERDDLRDEVMMLKEQLKKHGIIPDSDIATNGDASDVLDNEGHLDSSKAVPGTPQALKTAGDGMLGKAKEVDMKNEIVEDVGKREILQNSEHEEHKEESEEQEVQTLHADENTRAENLIEEPDALSTVMLPDSRFCKALDQFCKPVSGNACSSDDSDADDLRKETQSADTAARQPVSKEVEQSNLNPRTAENSEMGSLQGQDFESPQEMHGELNAEHELEKAALQQEEGEDVEASCALSANEAEQAADSAGDSSEVVSDQSGLPELVDSQSEVVNVERCAETLQCSGESAGSKVTEVLEKTLVESKDCTDGTANETGGDRAGEQNEVGSAVQGEKMERDSTGSEGEESCGSCAPSDPNEEGDDQAQIQPVSSEDSEEALLEEQNMQEQTELKPAEKGGQEEVLTGNLEEYSDCAEKQEKASGESAGSANEAEVSALHQTEPDTDTVKEMVSQETSLDPVISDDETEETEMQTGVMSGKGEENRIEYLEHDRTEDLKSKAELQMVQCSKETTGDSEDEKNISLESEAQNVVKQGESKEEFVACHSVTSENQVDKETFKEDTKQSELADQQGDGFTSMEGTDNSLAQKAELDGSVSEQLRLEGQAEEEQEDEGDAFDFDEDSEQILETDEKRDGGESDAQSEEDDGTSSMIRKAAPTGEAGERTGKIKTSDTLTKDDGLQHKEGNESEEAGHSQEEASALKTDEKADVSAEGNEASDSNEVEKAPGDSGLEQDLESAGCNRAESKEDLRGGRKGKGKSRDDCTVS; encoded by the exons ATTGAGGAACGGCcagaaaaagattttgagaAG GGAGCACGTACTGTCTCAAGTCTGTCAGCAGCTACCTTAGCTTCCTTGGGTGGGACTTCTTCTCGAAGAGGCAGCGGGGATACATCCATCTCAGTGGATACAGAGGCATCTATTAGAGAAATCAAG GACTCTCTAGCTGAAGTTGAAGAGAAATATAAGAAGGCGATGGTTTCCAATGCTCAGCTAGacaatgagaaaacaaatttcatgTACCAAGTAGATACCCTGAAGGATGCACTCTTAGAATTAGAGGAACAGCTCGCAGAATCCAGGAGGCAATATGAAGAAAAGAGTAAA GAATTTGAGAGAGAGAAGCACGCTCATAGCATACTGCAGTTCCAATTTAAGGAAATCAAAGAGGCTTTGAAGCAAAGAGACGAAATGCTTGCA GAAATCCAACAGctgcaacagaaacagcagagctaTGTCAGGGAAATTTCTGATCTTCAGGAGACAATAGAgtggaaagacaaaaaaatagGG GCCTTAGAGAGGCAGAAAGATTTCTTTGATTCCATAAGGAGTGAGCGGGATGACCTTAGAGACGAAGTAATGATGCTGAAGGAGCAACTGAAG AAACATGGAATAATCCCAGACTCCGACATAGCCACCAATGGGGATGCATCAGATGTTCTCGATAACGAAGGACACTTGGATTCTTCCAAAGCTGTTCCAGGCACACCACAGGCATTAAAGACAGCAGGGGATGGCATGCTAG GCAAAGCCAAGGAAGTGGACATGAAAAATGAGATTGTGGAGGAtgtggggaaaagagaaatcttGCAGAATTCTGAGCATGAGGAACACAAAGAGGAGTCTGAGGAACAGGAAGTACAGACATTGCATGCTGATGAAAATACAAGGGCAGAAAACCTGATTGAAGAACCTGATGCTCTGTCAACAGTGATGTTACCAGATAGTAGGTTCTGTAAGGCTTTGGATCAGTTCTGTAAACCTGTGTCAGGGAATGCTTGTTCAAGTGATGATAGTGATGCAGATGATTTGAGAAAGGAGACACAGtcagcagacacagcagccCGGCAGCCTGTTAGCAAGGAGGTTGAACAGAGTAACTTAAACCCAAGGACAGCTGAGAACTCAGAAATGGGCTCACTGCAAGGTCAGGATTTTGAGAGTCCTCAGGAAATGCATGGTGAATTAAATGCAGAGCATGAACTGGAAAAAGCTGCTCTTCaacaggaagaaggagaggatgTGGAAGCTAGCTGTGCACTGAGTGCTAATGAGGCAGAACAAGCAGCAGACAGTGCAGGTGACAGCAGTGAGGTGGTTTCTGACCAGTCAGGGCTACCAGAGCTAGTGGACTCACAAAGTGAAGTGGTAAATGTAGAGCGCTGTGCTGAAACACTCCAGTGCTCAGGAGAAAGTGCTGGAAGCAAAGTTACAGAGGTCTTAGAAAAAACTCTTGTTGAAAGCAAAGACTGCACTGATGGAACAGCTAATGAAACTGGAGGTGATAGAGCTGGAGAACAAAATGAGGTTGGGAGTGCAGTTCAGggtgagaaaatggaaagagattCCACGGGCTCAGAAGGGGAGGAGTCATGTGGAAGCTGTGCCCCATCAGATCCAAATGAGGAGGGAGATGATCAGGCACAGATCCAGCCAGTTTCCTCAGAGGACAGTGAGGAAGCATTGTTAGAGGAACAGAATATGCAGGAACAAACGGAACTTAAGCCTGCTGAGAAAGGTGGACAGGAGGAAGTATTGACTGGAAACTTAGAGGAGTATTCAGATTGCgcagaaaagcaggagaaggCTTCAGGGGAGTCTGCAGGCTCTGCTAATGAGGCAGAAGTTAGTGCACTGCATCAGACAGAGCCAGACACGGACACTGTGAAAGAAATGGTGTCTCAGGAAACCAGTTTAGACCCAGTTATTTCAGATGATGAAactgaggaaacagaaatgcaaacaggaGTTATGtctgggaaaggagaggaaaatagaatagaatacTTAGAACATGATAGAACAGAAGACTTAAAATCAAAGGCAGAGCTTCAAATGGTTCAGtgcagcaaagaaacaacaggTGACTCAGaggatgagaaaaatatttctttagaaaGTGAAGCACAGAATGTAGTTAAACAAGGTGAATCTAAAGAGGAGTTTGTTGCATGTCACAGTGTAACTAGTGAGAATCAAGTTGATAAAGAAACGTTTAAAGAAGATACAAAGCAGTCAGAGCTCGCAGACCAGCAGGGTGATGGCTTTACTTCTATGGAAGGTACAGATAATTCTCTTGCACAGAAAGCTGAGCTGGATGGAAGTGTGAGTGAGCAACTTAGACTAGAGGGCCaagcagaggaagaacaagaagatGAAGGTGACGCATTTGATTTTGATGAGGATTCAGAACAGATACTGGAAACTGATGAAAAACGCGATGGAGGAGAATCTGATGCACAGAGTGAAGAGGATGACGGAACAAGCAGCATGATAAGAAAAGCTGCCCCTACAGGTGAAGCCGGAGAGAGAActggcaaaataaaaaccagtgACACCTTGACCAAAGATGATGGCTTACAGCATAAGGAAGGAAATGAGTCAGAAGAAGCAGGGCACTCGCAAGAGGAAGCGTCAGCACTGAAAACTGATGAGAAGGCTGATGTGTCGGCAGAGGGAAACGAAGCATCAGATTCTAATGAAGTGGAAAAGGCACCAGGTGACAGTGGTCTAGAACAGGATTTGGAGAGTGCCGGCTGTAACAGGGCTGAAAGCAAAGAGGATTTGCGAGGTGGTAGGAAGGGTAAGGGTAAATCCAGAGATGACTGTACAGTGTCCTGA
- the LRRFIP1 gene encoding leucine-rich repeat flightless-interacting protein 1 isoform X28 — translation MHGRPSAVPETTLGEQAPVELLCELVIDSVHELHKQAEARLAAKRAARAEAREIRMKELERQQKEIEERPEKDFEKGARTVSSLSAATLASLGGTSSRRGSGDTSISVDTEASIREIKDIYELKEQIQDVEGKYMQGLKEMKDSLAEVEEKYKKAMVSNAQLDNEKTNFMYQVDTLKDALLELEEQLAESRRQYEEKSKEFEREKHAHSILQFQFKEIKEALKQRDEMLAEIQQLQQKQQSYVREISDLQETIEWKDKKIGALERQKDFFDSIRSERDDLRDEVMMLKEQLKKHGIIPDSDIATNGDASDVLDNEGHLDSSKAVPGTPQALKTAGDGMLGKAKEVDMKNEIVEDVGKREILQNSEHEEHKEESEEQEVQTLHADENTRAENLIEEPDALSTVMLPDSRFCKALDQFCKPVSGNACSSDDSDADDLRKETQSADTAARQPVSKEVEQSNLNPRTAENSEMGSLQGQDFESPQEMHGELNAEHELEKAALQQEEGEDVEASCALSANEAEQAADSAGDSSEVVSDQSGLPELVDSQSEVVNVERCAETLQCSGESAGSKVTEVLEKTLVESKDCTDGTANETGGDRAGEQNEVGSAVQGEKMERDSTGSEGEESCGSCAPSDPNEEGDDQAQIQPVSSEDSEEALLEEQNMQEQTELKPAEKGGQEEVLTGNLEEYSDCAEKQEKASGESAGSANEAEVSALHQTEPDTDTVKEMVSQETSLDPVISDDETEETEMQTGVMSGKGEENRIEYLEHDRTEDLKSKAELQMVQCSKETTGDSEDEKNISLESEAQNVVKQGESKEEFVACHSVTSENQVDKETFKEDTKQSELADQQGDGFTSMEGTDNSLAQKAELDGSVSEQLRLEGQAEEEQEDEGDAFDFDEDSEQILETDEKRDGGESDAQSEEDDGTSSMIRKAAPTGEAGERTGKIKTSDTLTKDDGLQHKEGNESEEAGHSQEEASALKTDEKADVSAEGNEASDSNEVEKAPGDSGLEQDLESAGCNRAESKEDLRGGRKGKGKSRDDCTVS, via the exons ATTGAGGAACGGCcagaaaaagattttgagaAG GGAGCACGTACTGTCTCAAGTCTGTCAGCAGCTACCTTAGCTTCCTTGGGTGGGACTTCTTCTCGAAGAGGCAGCGGGGATACATCCATCTCAGTGGATACAGAGGCATCTATTAGAGAAATCAAG GATATCTATGAGTTAAAGGAGCAGATTCAAGATGTAGAAGGCAAATACATGCAGggactgaaagaaatgaag GACTCTCTAGCTGAAGTTGAAGAGAAATATAAGAAGGCGATGGTTTCCAATGCTCAGCTAGacaatgagaaaacaaatttcatgTACCAAGTAGATACCCTGAAGGATGCACTCTTAGAATTAGAGGAACAGCTCGCAGAATCCAGGAGGCAATATGAAGAAAAGAGTAAA GAATTTGAGAGAGAGAAGCACGCTCATAGCATACTGCAGTTCCAATTTAAGGAAATCAAAGAGGCTTTGAAGCAAAGAGACGAAATGCTTGCA GAAATCCAACAGctgcaacagaaacagcagagctaTGTCAGGGAAATTTCTGATCTTCAGGAGACAATAGAgtggaaagacaaaaaaatagGG GCCTTAGAGAGGCAGAAAGATTTCTTTGATTCCATAAGGAGTGAGCGGGATGACCTTAGAGACGAAGTAATGATGCTGAAGGAGCAACTGAAG AAACATGGAATAATCCCAGACTCCGACATAGCCACCAATGGGGATGCATCAGATGTTCTCGATAACGAAGGACACTTGGATTCTTCCAAAGCTGTTCCAGGCACACCACAGGCATTAAAGACAGCAGGGGATGGCATGCTAG GCAAAGCCAAGGAAGTGGACATGAAAAATGAGATTGTGGAGGAtgtggggaaaagagaaatcttGCAGAATTCTGAGCATGAGGAACACAAAGAGGAGTCTGAGGAACAGGAAGTACAGACATTGCATGCTGATGAAAATACAAGGGCAGAAAACCTGATTGAAGAACCTGATGCTCTGTCAACAGTGATGTTACCAGATAGTAGGTTCTGTAAGGCTTTGGATCAGTTCTGTAAACCTGTGTCAGGGAATGCTTGTTCAAGTGATGATAGTGATGCAGATGATTTGAGAAAGGAGACACAGtcagcagacacagcagccCGGCAGCCTGTTAGCAAGGAGGTTGAACAGAGTAACTTAAACCCAAGGACAGCTGAGAACTCAGAAATGGGCTCACTGCAAGGTCAGGATTTTGAGAGTCCTCAGGAAATGCATGGTGAATTAAATGCAGAGCATGAACTGGAAAAAGCTGCTCTTCaacaggaagaaggagaggatgTGGAAGCTAGCTGTGCACTGAGTGCTAATGAGGCAGAACAAGCAGCAGACAGTGCAGGTGACAGCAGTGAGGTGGTTTCTGACCAGTCAGGGCTACCAGAGCTAGTGGACTCACAAAGTGAAGTGGTAAATGTAGAGCGCTGTGCTGAAACACTCCAGTGCTCAGGAGAAAGTGCTGGAAGCAAAGTTACAGAGGTCTTAGAAAAAACTCTTGTTGAAAGCAAAGACTGCACTGATGGAACAGCTAATGAAACTGGAGGTGATAGAGCTGGAGAACAAAATGAGGTTGGGAGTGCAGTTCAGggtgagaaaatggaaagagattCCACGGGCTCAGAAGGGGAGGAGTCATGTGGAAGCTGTGCCCCATCAGATCCAAATGAGGAGGGAGATGATCAGGCACAGATCCAGCCAGTTTCCTCAGAGGACAGTGAGGAAGCATTGTTAGAGGAACAGAATATGCAGGAACAAACGGAACTTAAGCCTGCTGAGAAAGGTGGACAGGAGGAAGTATTGACTGGAAACTTAGAGGAGTATTCAGATTGCgcagaaaagcaggagaaggCTTCAGGGGAGTCTGCAGGCTCTGCTAATGAGGCAGAAGTTAGTGCACTGCATCAGACAGAGCCAGACACGGACACTGTGAAAGAAATGGTGTCTCAGGAAACCAGTTTAGACCCAGTTATTTCAGATGATGAAactgaggaaacagaaatgcaaacaggaGTTATGtctgggaaaggagaggaaaatagaatagaatacTTAGAACATGATAGAACAGAAGACTTAAAATCAAAGGCAGAGCTTCAAATGGTTCAGtgcagcaaagaaacaacaggTGACTCAGaggatgagaaaaatatttctttagaaaGTGAAGCACAGAATGTAGTTAAACAAGGTGAATCTAAAGAGGAGTTTGTTGCATGTCACAGTGTAACTAGTGAGAATCAAGTTGATAAAGAAACGTTTAAAGAAGATACAAAGCAGTCAGAGCTCGCAGACCAGCAGGGTGATGGCTTTACTTCTATGGAAGGTACAGATAATTCTCTTGCACAGAAAGCTGAGCTGGATGGAAGTGTGAGTGAGCAACTTAGACTAGAGGGCCaagcagaggaagaacaagaagatGAAGGTGACGCATTTGATTTTGATGAGGATTCAGAACAGATACTGGAAACTGATGAAAAACGCGATGGAGGAGAATCTGATGCACAGAGTGAAGAGGATGACGGAACAAGCAGCATGATAAGAAAAGCTGCCCCTACAGGTGAAGCCGGAGAGAGAActggcaaaataaaaaccagtgACACCTTGACCAAAGATGATGGCTTACAGCATAAGGAAGGAAATGAGTCAGAAGAAGCAGGGCACTCGCAAGAGGAAGCGTCAGCACTGAAAACTGATGAGAAGGCTGATGTGTCGGCAGAGGGAAACGAAGCATCAGATTCTAATGAAGTGGAAAAGGCACCAGGTGACAGTGGTCTAGAACAGGATTTGGAGAGTGCCGGCTGTAACAGGGCTGAAAGCAAAGAGGATTTGCGAGGTGGTAGGAAGGGTAAGGGTAAATCCAGAGATGACTGTACAGTGTCCTGA
- the LRRFIP1 gene encoding leucine-rich repeat flightless-interacting protein 1 isoform X26, translated as MHGRPSAVPETTLGEQAPVELLCELVIDSVHELHKQAEARLAAKRAARAEAREIRMKELERQQKEPSEYSCYLGSGSRASSRASSARASPVIEERPEKDFEKGARTVSSLSAATLASLGGTSSRRGSGDTSISVDTEASIREIKDIYELKEQIQDVEGKYMQGLKEMKDSLAEVEEKYKKAMVSNAQLDNEKTNFMYQVDTLKDALLELEEQLAESRRQYEEKSKEFEREKHAHSILQFQFKEIKEALKQRDEMLAEIQQLQQKQQSYVREISDLQETIEWKDKKIGALERQKDFFDSIRSERDDLRDEVMMLKEQLKKHGIIPDSDIATNGDASDVLDNEGHLDSSKAVPGTPQALKTAGDGMLGKAKEVDMKNEIVEDVGKREILQNSEHEEHKEESEEQEVQTLHADENTRAENLIEEPDALSTVMLPDSRFCKALDQFCKPVSGNACSSDDSDADDLRKETQSADTAARQPVSKEVEQSNLNPRTAENSEMGSLQGQDFESPQEMHGELNAEHELEKAALQQEEGEDVEASCALSANEAEQAADSAGDSSEVVSDQSGLPELVDSQSEVVNVERCAETLQCSGESAGSKVTEVLEKTLVESKDCTDGTANETGGDRAGEQNEVGSAVQGEKMERDSTGSEGEESCGSCAPSDPNEEGDDQAQIQPVSSEDSEEALLEEQNMQEQTELKPAEKGGQEEVLTGNLEEYSDCAEKQEKASGESAGSANEAEVSALHQTEPDTDTVKEMVSQETSLDPVISDDETEETEMQTGVMSGKGEENRIEYLEHDRTEDLKSKAELQMVQCSKETTGDSEDEKNISLESEAQNVVKQGESKEEFVACHSVTSENQVDKETFKEDTKQSELADQQGDGFTSMEGTDNSLAQKAELDGSVSEQLRLEGQAEEEQEDEGDAFDFDEDSEQILETDEKRDGGESDAQSEEDDGTSSMIRKAAPTGEAGERTGKIKTSDTLTKDDGLQHKEGNESEEAGHSQEEASALKTDEKADVSAEGNEASDSNEVEKAPGDSGLEQDLESAGCNRAESKEDLRGGRKGKGKSRDDCTVS; from the exons CCTTCAGAGTACAGCTGTTACCTCGGTTCGGGATCTCGGGCGTCCTCGAGAGCCAGCTCTGCTCGGGCCAGTCCGGTG ATTGAGGAACGGCcagaaaaagattttgagaAG GGAGCACGTACTGTCTCAAGTCTGTCAGCAGCTACCTTAGCTTCCTTGGGTGGGACTTCTTCTCGAAGAGGCAGCGGGGATACATCCATCTCAGTGGATACAGAGGCATCTATTAGAGAAATCAAG GATATCTATGAGTTAAAGGAGCAGATTCAAGATGTAGAAGGCAAATACATGCAGggactgaaagaaatgaag GACTCTCTAGCTGAAGTTGAAGAGAAATATAAGAAGGCGATGGTTTCCAATGCTCAGCTAGacaatgagaaaacaaatttcatgTACCAAGTAGATACCCTGAAGGATGCACTCTTAGAATTAGAGGAACAGCTCGCAGAATCCAGGAGGCAATATGAAGAAAAGAGTAAA GAATTTGAGAGAGAGAAGCACGCTCATAGCATACTGCAGTTCCAATTTAAGGAAATCAAAGAGGCTTTGAAGCAAAGAGACGAAATGCTTGCA GAAATCCAACAGctgcaacagaaacagcagagctaTGTCAGGGAAATTTCTGATCTTCAGGAGACAATAGAgtggaaagacaaaaaaatagGG GCCTTAGAGAGGCAGAAAGATTTCTTTGATTCCATAAGGAGTGAGCGGGATGACCTTAGAGACGAAGTAATGATGCTGAAGGAGCAACTGAAG AAACATGGAATAATCCCAGACTCCGACATAGCCACCAATGGGGATGCATCAGATGTTCTCGATAACGAAGGACACTTGGATTCTTCCAAAGCTGTTCCAGGCACACCACAGGCATTAAAGACAGCAGGGGATGGCATGCTAG GCAAAGCCAAGGAAGTGGACATGAAAAATGAGATTGTGGAGGAtgtggggaaaagagaaatcttGCAGAATTCTGAGCATGAGGAACACAAAGAGGAGTCTGAGGAACAGGAAGTACAGACATTGCATGCTGATGAAAATACAAGGGCAGAAAACCTGATTGAAGAACCTGATGCTCTGTCAACAGTGATGTTACCAGATAGTAGGTTCTGTAAGGCTTTGGATCAGTTCTGTAAACCTGTGTCAGGGAATGCTTGTTCAAGTGATGATAGTGATGCAGATGATTTGAGAAAGGAGACACAGtcagcagacacagcagccCGGCAGCCTGTTAGCAAGGAGGTTGAACAGAGTAACTTAAACCCAAGGACAGCTGAGAACTCAGAAATGGGCTCACTGCAAGGTCAGGATTTTGAGAGTCCTCAGGAAATGCATGGTGAATTAAATGCAGAGCATGAACTGGAAAAAGCTGCTCTTCaacaggaagaaggagaggatgTGGAAGCTAGCTGTGCACTGAGTGCTAATGAGGCAGAACAAGCAGCAGACAGTGCAGGTGACAGCAGTGAGGTGGTTTCTGACCAGTCAGGGCTACCAGAGCTAGTGGACTCACAAAGTGAAGTGGTAAATGTAGAGCGCTGTGCTGAAACACTCCAGTGCTCAGGAGAAAGTGCTGGAAGCAAAGTTACAGAGGTCTTAGAAAAAACTCTTGTTGAAAGCAAAGACTGCACTGATGGAACAGCTAATGAAACTGGAGGTGATAGAGCTGGAGAACAAAATGAGGTTGGGAGTGCAGTTCAGggtgagaaaatggaaagagattCCACGGGCTCAGAAGGGGAGGAGTCATGTGGAAGCTGTGCCCCATCAGATCCAAATGAGGAGGGAGATGATCAGGCACAGATCCAGCCAGTTTCCTCAGAGGACAGTGAGGAAGCATTGTTAGAGGAACAGAATATGCAGGAACAAACGGAACTTAAGCCTGCTGAGAAAGGTGGACAGGAGGAAGTATTGACTGGAAACTTAGAGGAGTATTCAGATTGCgcagaaaagcaggagaaggCTTCAGGGGAGTCTGCAGGCTCTGCTAATGAGGCAGAAGTTAGTGCACTGCATCAGACAGAGCCAGACACGGACACTGTGAAAGAAATGGTGTCTCAGGAAACCAGTTTAGACCCAGTTATTTCAGATGATGAAactgaggaaacagaaatgcaaacaggaGTTATGtctgggaaaggagaggaaaatagaatagaatacTTAGAACATGATAGAACAGAAGACTTAAAATCAAAGGCAGAGCTTCAAATGGTTCAGtgcagcaaagaaacaacaggTGACTCAGaggatgagaaaaatatttctttagaaaGTGAAGCACAGAATGTAGTTAAACAAGGTGAATCTAAAGAGGAGTTTGTTGCATGTCACAGTGTAACTAGTGAGAATCAAGTTGATAAAGAAACGTTTAAAGAAGATACAAAGCAGTCAGAGCTCGCAGACCAGCAGGGTGATGGCTTTACTTCTATGGAAGGTACAGATAATTCTCTTGCACAGAAAGCTGAGCTGGATGGAAGTGTGAGTGAGCAACTTAGACTAGAGGGCCaagcagaggaagaacaagaagatGAAGGTGACGCATTTGATTTTGATGAGGATTCAGAACAGATACTGGAAACTGATGAAAAACGCGATGGAGGAGAATCTGATGCACAGAGTGAAGAGGATGACGGAACAAGCAGCATGATAAGAAAAGCTGCCCCTACAGGTGAAGCCGGAGAGAGAActggcaaaataaaaaccagtgACACCTTGACCAAAGATGATGGCTTACAGCATAAGGAAGGAAATGAGTCAGAAGAAGCAGGGCACTCGCAAGAGGAAGCGTCAGCACTGAAAACTGATGAGAAGGCTGATGTGTCGGCAGAGGGAAACGAAGCATCAGATTCTAATGAAGTGGAAAAGGCACCAGGTGACAGTGGTCTAGAACAGGATTTGGAGAGTGCCGGCTGTAACAGGGCTGAAAGCAAAGAGGATTTGCGAGGTGGTAGGAAGGGTAAGGGTAAATCCAGAGATGACTGTACAGTGTCCTGA